The following proteins are encoded in a genomic region of Arcobacter suis CECT 7833:
- a CDS encoding IclR family transcriptional regulator, producing MDYGKPILAVTLCEKLQINKSTMSRLLKTLKDEDFISYLEKSNEIIANDISNKTNQSTKIELLIKSTKVLLEEISEKTNECAYLGIFDDYKVSYINQIDLSNQELKTRNNIGVQVNLHTSALGKSILAFGNYDLEKIKFNQFTSNTITNIENLKKEILEVKNKGYSIDNKEYQDGMCCVAVPLFNKENILIGAVGISGNSMRLKANKLSEIGEIISDIVSKYSIVY from the coding sequence GTGGATTACGGTAAACCTATTTTAGCTGTAACTTTATGTGAAAAATTACAAATAAACAAAAGTACAATGTCTAGACTTTTAAAAACTCTAAAAGATGAAGATTTTATCTCTTACTTAGAAAAATCGAATGAAATAATTGCAAATGATATTTCAAATAAAACAAACCAATCAACTAAAATTGAATTACTAATAAAAAGTACAAAAGTATTATTAGAAGAAATCTCAGAAAAAACAAATGAATGTGCATATTTGGGCATTTTTGATGATTATAAAGTTTCATATATAAACCAAATTGATTTATCAAATCAAGAATTAAAAACTAGAAATAATATTGGTGTTCAAGTAAATCTTCATACAAGTGCCCTAGGAAAATCTATTTTAGCTTTTGGAAATTATGATTTAGAAAAAATCAAATTTAATCAATTCACAAGCAACACAATAACAAATATAGAAAATCTAAAAAAAGAGATTCTAGAAGTAAAAAACAAAGGTTATTCTATTGATAATAAAGAGTATCAAGATGGAATGTGTTGTGTTGCTGTTCCACTTTTTAATAAAGAAAATATTTTAATTGGAGCGGTTGGAATATCTGGAAATTCTATGAGATTAAAAGCTAATAAACTAAGTGAAATTGGAGAAATTATCTCAGATATAGTCTCTAAATATTCAATAGTTTATTAG
- a CDS encoding DJ-1/PfpI family protein has product MSKRILILAGDFVEDYELMVPFQCLKMLGYTVDVVCPNKKTGEQIKTAIHDFEGDQTYTEKPGHNFTLNASFDEVVESTYDALLIPGGRAPEYIRLNPRVIEIVQNFNKANKPIASVCHGILVLAAAGIIKNKTCSCYPACAPDVGLSGGTWADIGFESAIVDGNLVTAAAWPAHPEWLAKFNELLK; this is encoded by the coding sequence ATGTCAAAAAGAATTTTAATACTAGCTGGTGATTTTGTGGAAGATTATGAATTAATGGTTCCTTTTCAATGCCTAAAAATGTTAGGTTACACTGTTGATGTGGTTTGCCCTAATAAAAAAACAGGTGAACAAATAAAAACAGCCATTCATGATTTTGAGGGTGATCAAACTTACACAGAAAAACCAGGTCATAACTTCACATTAAATGCTTCATTTGATGAAGTTGTTGAATCAACTTACGATGCGTTACTAATTCCAGGAGGAAGAGCTCCTGAGTATATTAGACTCAATCCAAGAGTAATTGAAATTGTTCAAAACTTTAATAAAGCAAATAAACCCATTGCTTCTGTTTGTCATGGTATTTTGGTACTTGCAGCTGCGGGAATAATAAAAAACAAAACTTGTTCTTGTTATCCAGCTTGTGCGCCTGATGTTGGTTTAAGTGGTGGAACATGGGCAGATATTGGATTTGAAAGTGCAATAGTTGATGGAAACTTAGTAACAGCTGCTGCTTGGCCTGCTCATCCTGAGTGGTTAGCTAAATTCAACGAGTTATTAAAATAG
- a CDS encoding HD-GYP domain-containing protein yields the protein MDKKKQLPFNLNNFLLALSFAFDFRKKDLENTTLGHYKRVAFMALHLGIKHNLEPKQLADLCSYSLCYDLGKNNLEKLPFLDANETLNNPLFLEIISFASDLDKRFSLGIDNIENRINAKKFIEENNPKLKEISNQVGFWLDLLSENEILMFIYASLHDFTTVLNFEEVLKITIVFHKIVNPNSKFLDFCEKITNEYDFEHKDKQTFLIAASMQNVGKLTIPLKILDKEEPLTSNEYEIIKAYPHYSKRVLSNIMGFNDIAVWASKVQEKIDGSGYPIGLKAKDLSLKDRLMNTLNIYHALREEKIYRIAFSHNEAIKIMKKEAKEGKIDISLVEDFDRIFKD from the coding sequence ATGGATAAGAAAAAACAACTACCTTTTAATTTAAATAATTTTTTATTAGCTTTAAGTTTTGCTTTTGATTTTAGAAAAAAAGACTTAGAAAATACAACATTGGGACATTATAAAAGAGTAGCTTTTATGGCTTTACATTTAGGAATAAAACATAATCTTGAACCAAAACAACTTGCTGATTTATGCTCATATTCTTTGTGTTATGATTTAGGAAAAAATAACTTAGAAAAACTTCCTTTTTTAGATGCAAATGAGACTTTAAATAATCCTTTATTTTTAGAAATTATTTCATTTGCAAGTGATTTAGATAAAAGATTTTCTTTGGGAATTGATAATATTGAAAATAGAATAAATGCAAAAAAATTTATAGAAGAAAATAATCCTAAACTAAAAGAGATTTCAAATCAAGTAGGTTTTTGGTTGGATTTATTAAGTGAAAATGAAATTTTAATGTTTATTTATGCTTCTTTGCATGATTTTACGACTGTTTTAAATTTTGAAGAAGTTCTAAAAATTACAATAGTGTTTCATAAAATCGTAAATCCAAACTCAAAGTTTTTAGATTTTTGTGAAAAAATCACAAATGAATATGATTTTGAGCACAAAGATAAACAGACTTTTTTAATAGCAGCTTCAATGCAAAACGTAGGAAAATTAACTATTCCTTTAAAAATATTAGACAAAGAAGAGCCACTAACTTCAAATGAATATGAAATCATAAAAGCATATCCTCACTACTCAAAAAGGGTTTTATCAAATATCATGGGTTTTAATGACATTGCTGTTTGGGCTTCAAAAGTTCAAGAAAAAATCGATGGAAGCGGTTATCCAATAGGTTTAAAAGCAAAAGATTTGAGTTTAAAAGATAGACTAATGAATACTTTAAATATTTATCATGCCCTAAGGGAAGAAAAGATTTACAGAATTGCTTTTTCTCACAATGAAGCCATAAAAATTATGAAAAAAGAAGCAAAAGAGGGAAAAATAGATATTTCACTTGTGGAAGATTTTGATAGAATTTTTAAAGACTAA
- a CDS encoding rhodanese-like domain-containing protein produces MLKIILGSFVLSASLFAVDLQNDGVEVKYKNSKDEEKTIVVKREKNDSCKDVGFDPKVVYGGNGQAADSVSADCKRAFVTYMGKISPIKYSDKVETFGEVEVLDFIEKAKNNTNMMLVDSRTENWFYHETIPSAVNIPYIYLKQSQYPDEFEEYVEMLGVKKVNGKYDFKNAKTILMFCNGAWCGQSPESMKALIAIGYPEAKLKWYRGGMQSWLSLGLTTVKP; encoded by the coding sequence ATGTTAAAAATAATATTAGGAAGTTTCGTATTAAGTGCCTCACTTTTCGCGGTTGATTTACAAAATGATGGAGTTGAAGTTAAATACAAAAACTCAAAAGATGAAGAAAAAACAATCGTTGTAAAAAGAGAAAAAAATGATAGTTGTAAAGATGTAGGTTTTGATCCAAAAGTTGTTTATGGTGGAAACGGACAAGCTGCTGATTCTGTAAGTGCTGATTGTAAAAGAGCCTTTGTAACTTATATGGGAAAAATTTCTCCTATAAAATATTCTGATAAAGTTGAAACTTTTGGTGAAGTTGAAGTTTTAGATTTTATAGAAAAAGCAAAAAACAATACAAATATGATGTTGGTTGATTCAAGAACTGAAAATTGGTTTTATCATGAAACAATCCCAAGTGCTGTAAATATTCCTTATATTTATTTAAAACAATCTCAATATCCTGATGAATTTGAAGAGTATGTGGAAATGTTGGGCGTAAAAAAAGTAAATGGTAAATATGATTTTAAAAATGCAAAAACTATTTTAATGTTTTGTAATGGAGCATGGTGCGGACAATCTCCTGAATCTATGAAAGCTCTAATTGCTATTGGTTATCCAGAAGCAAAACTAAAATGGTACAGAGGTGGAATGCAATCTTGGTTAAGTCTTGGATTAACAACTGTTAAACCATAA
- a CDS encoding valine--tRNA ligase, with the protein MSEKYEPSQVEDSFYKIWEERGYFEIDGNKSIQEADANGKQKTFSIMMPPPNVTGSLHIGHALTFTLQDIITRYKRMDGFKTLWQPGTDHAGIATQNVVEKQLLAEGTTKEEIGREKFLERAWLQKETSGGNIVHQMRKLGVTPAWKRERFTMDEGLKEAVKEAFISLYNEGHITQNNYMVNWCTHDGALSDIEVEHEEVNGKFYHMIYKFADGSGELQVATTRPETYFGDTAIMVHPDDERYKSIVGKEVLLPLTTRKIKVITDSHVDMEFGTGVVKVTPAHDQNDYEVGKRHDLEFIKVFDEKGILNEYCGEFAGLERLEARPIIVKALEAQGYIVKIEEHIHQVGHCYRCKNIVEPFISQQWFLSSEMAQESIRKTKETTKERAASGEHNGTLFHPAHWINSYTAWMDELRPWCISRQLWWGHRIPVFTCEACDHQWADKADEPEKCPKCGGKHYTQDPDVLDTWFSSALWAMSPLGWGNNGKLEELYNSTDEADFYPNSLLITGFDIMFFWVARMMMMGEHFKKQLPFEDIYMHALVRDEHGAKMSKSKGNVIDPLDMVNEHSADIIRFTLAYLCVQGRDIKLGAKNLEQFRNFTNKLYNASNFLQLNVETFPDLKDITIKTPLGLYMQSKLSDAVDELRNALETYKFNESASILYKFVWNEFCDWGIEYAKASKDSVIELGAIFKETLKMVSPFMPFISDYLYHKLSGTTLEDGDSIMIMNFPKNIAKNQKIEDMFAIIEEAITAIRRAKVIIDMGNSKIAKAYLKINKNIDNEMAKPFIEKLAKVENIEFVTAKVENSITDVSDNLEVYIPTGEIDMTPIINKLTKQQEKLEKEIAKLSGMLNNERFVANAPANVLEENRAGLASAEDKLAKVVAELKSLS; encoded by the coding sequence ATGAGCGAAAAATACGAACCATCACAAGTAGAAGATAGTTTTTATAAGATTTGGGAAGAAAGAGGTTATTTTGAAATAGATGGAAATAAATCTATTCAAGAAGCAGATGCAAACGGAAAACAAAAAACATTTTCAATCATGATGCCACCTCCAAATGTAACGGGAAGTTTACATATTGGTCATGCCTTAACATTTACATTACAAGATATTATTACTAGATACAAAAGAATGGATGGGTTTAAAACTCTTTGGCAACCAGGAACTGACCATGCAGGAATTGCAACTCAAAATGTTGTTGAAAAACAATTATTAGCAGAAGGTACAACAAAAGAAGAAATCGGAAGAGAAAAATTTCTTGAAAGAGCTTGGCTTCAAAAAGAGACTTCAGGTGGAAACATAGTTCATCAAATGAGAAAATTAGGTGTTACTCCAGCTTGGAAAAGAGAAAGATTTACGATGGATGAGGGATTAAAAGAGGCTGTAAAAGAGGCTTTTATCTCTTTATACAACGAAGGTCATATCACTCAAAATAACTACATGGTAAACTGGTGTACACACGATGGTGCATTATCAGACATCGAAGTTGAACATGAAGAAGTAAACGGTAAGTTTTACCATATGATTTACAAATTTGCAGATGGAAGTGGTGAACTTCAAGTGGCAACTACAAGACCTGAAACATATTTTGGGGATACTGCAATCATGGTTCATCCAGACGATGAGAGATATAAATCAATTGTTGGGAAAGAAGTATTATTACCTTTAACGACACGAAAAATCAAAGTTATTACAGATTCTCATGTTGATATGGAGTTTGGAACAGGTGTTGTAAAAGTAACTCCTGCACACGACCAAAACGACTATGAAGTTGGGAAAAGACACGATTTAGAGTTTATCAAAGTATTTGATGAAAAAGGTATTTTAAATGAATACTGTGGGGAGTTTGCTGGACTTGAAAGATTAGAAGCTAGACCAATTATCGTAAAAGCTTTAGAAGCTCAGGGATATATTGTAAAAATTGAAGAGCATATTCACCAAGTAGGGCATTGTTACAGATGTAAAAATATTGTTGAACCATTTATCTCTCAACAATGGTTTTTAAGTTCAGAAATGGCTCAAGAATCAATCAGAAAAACAAAAGAAACTACAAAAGAAAGAGCTGCTTCTGGTGAGCATAATGGAACACTTTTCCACCCAGCACATTGGATAAATTCATATACAGCTTGGATGGATGAGTTAAGACCTTGGTGTATTTCAAGACAACTTTGGTGGGGACATAGAATTCCTGTGTTTACTTGTGAGGCTTGCGACCATCAATGGGCTGATAAAGCAGATGAACCAGAGAAATGTCCAAAATGTGGAGGAAAACATTATACTCAAGATCCAGATGTTTTAGATACTTGGTTCTCTTCAGCTCTTTGGGCTATGTCACCATTAGGTTGGGGAAATAATGGAAAATTAGAAGAGTTATATAACTCAACAGATGAAGCTGATTTTTATCCAAATTCATTGCTAATCACTGGTTTTGATATTATGTTTTTCTGGGTAGCTAGAATGATGATGATGGGTGAACACTTCAAAAAACAATTACCATTTGAAGATATTTATATGCACGCATTGGTTCGTGATGAACATGGTGCAAAAATGTCAAAATCAAAAGGAAATGTAATTGATCCACTTGATATGGTAAATGAGCATAGTGCTGATATTATCAGATTTACACTAGCATATTTATGTGTTCAAGGAAGAGACATAAAACTAGGTGCAAAAAACCTAGAGCAATTTAGAAACTTTACAAATAAACTTTATAATGCAAGTAATTTTTTACAGTTAAATGTGGAAACTTTCCCTGATTTAAAAGATATTACGATTAAAACACCACTTGGTCTTTATATGCAAAGTAAATTAAGTGATGCAGTTGATGAGTTAAGAAATGCTCTTGAAACTTACAAATTCAACGAATCAGCATCTATTTTATATAAATTCGTATGGAATGAATTCTGCGACTGGGGAATTGAATATGCAAAAGCTAGTAAAGATTCAGTAATAGAACTTGGAGCAATTTTCAAAGAAACACTTAAAATGGTATCTCCATTTATGCCATTTATTTCTGATTATTTATATCATAAATTAAGTGGAACAACACTTGAAGATGGTGATTCAATAATGATTATGAATTTCCCAAAAAACATAGCAAAAAATCAAAAAATTGAAGATATGTTTGCAATCATCGAAGAGGCAATTACAGCTATAAGAAGAGCAAAAGTTATCATAGATATGGGTAACTCAAAAATCGCAAAAGCGTATTTAAAAATCAATAAAAATATTGATAATGAAATGGCAAAACCATTTATAGAAAAATTAGCAAAAGTAGAAAATATCGAGTTTGTAACAGCAAAAGTAGAGAACTCAATCACAGATGTAAGTGATAATTTAGAAGTTTATATTCCAACTGGTGAAATTGATATGACACCAATTATAAACAAACTTACAAAACAACAAGAAAAATTAGAAAAAGAGATAGCAAAATTATCTGGAATGCTAAATAATGAAAGATTTGTAGCAAATGCACCAGCAAATGTATTAGAAGAAAATAGAGCAGGGTTGGCAAGTGCTGAAGATAAATTAGCTAAGGTTGTAGCTGAACTTAAATCTTTGAGTTAA